The following coding sequences lie in one Bordetella genomosp. 9 genomic window:
- a CDS encoding ATP-dependent DNA helicase — MLHLELAEYFAEDGPLAKASPGYRMRPSQVALAQAIEKAISSRATLVAEAGTGIGKTWAYLVPAFLGGGKVLISTGTRTLQDQLFTRDLPRVRAALAVPVTAALLKGRGNYLCHYHLDRLSGDDRALKSRAEIGQLRHIQRFAAVTKTGDRADLPQVPEDADIWQRVTSTRENCLGQECPRIRDCFVVKARRQAQEADVVVVNHALFMADLVLREEGVTDLLPEADTVIFDEAHQLPDTATRFLGTSLSTHQLLDFGRAAEAAGLAYAREANNWGEASRKLEHAARELRLACAAIETMPGRKATFEAVPEPEGFHAALRVLNEAVHTVTRALTQVAEKHPDLAAAARQGADILLRLKRWAPPPPPEGVPAASVEDSDEAVIAAWSAAMAAGVPATGVDAPASDAAGDRPRHPAATPPPLTDWTGPAVRWVEHGTHHVRLHAAPLSVAQAFSRYRKSGQAWVLTSATLSVHGDFGHFTRQLGLQDAETGHWESPFDYATQGLLFVPKDLPEPQAPRFAERFVDTLMPLLHASPGGALVLCTTLRAVERFAGLLADAFEADGVDWPLLRQGEGTRRDLLDRFRTLTHPVLVGSASFWEGIDLPGEMLTLVAIDKLPFAPPDDPVIEARLRECRSRGGNPFAEYQLPEAAIALKQGAGRLIRTMGDWGVLMVGDVRLVEKSYGKRLWRGLPPFARTRDLAAAVEFLREGPSLGKARPGSAGAPPPQADDAGGPA, encoded by the coding sequence ATGCTGCACCTGGAGCTCGCCGAATATTTCGCCGAAGACGGCCCGCTTGCCAAAGCGTCGCCGGGCTATCGCATGCGCCCGTCGCAGGTGGCGCTGGCGCAGGCCATCGAAAAGGCCATCTCCAGCCGCGCCACGCTGGTGGCCGAGGCGGGCACGGGTATCGGAAAAACCTGGGCTTACCTGGTGCCGGCTTTCCTGGGCGGCGGCAAGGTGCTGATTTCCACCGGTACGCGCACGCTGCAGGACCAGCTCTTTACACGCGACTTGCCCCGGGTGCGCGCCGCCTTGGCCGTGCCCGTCACGGCCGCCTTGCTGAAGGGGCGCGGCAACTACCTGTGCCATTACCACTTGGACCGCCTGTCCGGCGACGATCGCGCGTTGAAGTCACGCGCGGAAATCGGCCAGCTCCGGCACATTCAACGGTTCGCCGCGGTGACGAAAACCGGGGACCGCGCTGACCTTCCGCAGGTGCCGGAAGATGCCGACATCTGGCAGCGCGTTACCTCCACCCGTGAAAACTGCCTGGGCCAGGAATGTCCACGCATTCGCGATTGCTTTGTGGTGAAGGCGCGCCGCCAGGCCCAGGAGGCCGACGTCGTGGTGGTCAACCATGCGTTGTTCATGGCGGATCTGGTGCTGCGGGAAGAAGGCGTTACCGATCTTCTGCCGGAGGCGGATACGGTCATCTTCGACGAAGCGCATCAGTTGCCCGACACCGCCACGCGTTTCCTGGGTACGAGCCTTTCCACCCACCAGCTGCTCGACTTCGGGCGTGCGGCCGAAGCCGCCGGCCTGGCTTACGCCCGCGAGGCCAACAACTGGGGCGAGGCTTCGCGCAAGCTCGAGCATGCCGCCCGGGAGCTGCGGCTGGCATGCGCCGCCATCGAGACCATGCCGGGCCGCAAGGCCACCTTCGAAGCCGTGCCCGAACCGGAAGGCTTCCACGCGGCGCTGCGCGTGTTGAACGAAGCCGTTCACACGGTCACGCGAGCCCTGACGCAGGTCGCCGAGAAACATCCGGATCTGGCTGCCGCCGCCCGGCAGGGGGCGGATATTCTGCTGCGGCTGAAGCGCTGGGCGCCGCCGCCTCCCCCCGAAGGGGTGCCGGCCGCCTCCGTGGAAGACAGCGATGAGGCGGTCATCGCGGCATGGTCGGCCGCCATGGCCGCCGGCGTGCCGGCTACGGGTGTCGACGCGCCCGCATCGGACGCTGCCGGCGACCGTCCCCGTCATCCGGCTGCCACGCCGCCGCCGCTCACGGACTGGACCGGGCCGGCGGTGCGCTGGGTGGAGCACGGTACGCACCACGTACGTCTACATGCCGCGCCGCTTTCGGTGGCGCAGGCGTTCTCCCGTTACCGGAAATCCGGCCAGGCGTGGGTGCTGACGTCCGCGACGTTGTCGGTGCATGGCGATTTCGGTCATTTCACGCGCCAGCTTGGTTTGCAGGACGCCGAAACCGGCCACTGGGAGTCGCCGTTCGACTACGCCACGCAAGGGCTGCTGTTCGTGCCCAAGGATTTGCCGGAGCCCCAGGCGCCGCGCTTTGCCGAACGCTTCGTCGACACCCTCATGCCGTTGCTGCATGCGAGTCCAGGCGGCGCCCTGGTGCTCTGCACGACGCTGCGCGCTGTGGAGCGCTTCGCGGGATTGCTGGCCGATGCATTCGAGGCCGACGGCGTCGATTGGCCGCTGCTGCGCCAGGGAGAAGGCACGCGCCGCGATCTGCTGGACCGGTTCCGTACGCTGACGCACCCGGTCCTGGTGGGAAGCGCGAGCTTTTGGGAAGGGATCGATTTGCCCGGCGAGATGCTGACGCTGGTCGCCATCGACAAGCTGCCTTTCGCGCCACCCGACGATCCGGTGATCGAGGCCCGGCTGCGGGAGTGCCGCTCGCGCGGGGGCAATCCATTCGCGGAGTATCAGTTGCCGGAAGCGGCCATTGCCCTGAAACAGGGCGCCGGACGCCTGATCCGCACCATGGGCGACTGGGGCGTGCTGATGGTCGGCGACGTGCGCTTGGTCGAAAAAAGCTATGGCAAGCGCCTATGGCGCGGTTTGCCGCCGTTTGCCCGCACGCGCGACTTGGCGGCAGCCGTGGAGTTTTTGAGGGAAGGCCCATCCCTGGGCAAGGCTCGCCCCGGAAGCGCTGGCGCGCCACCGCCTCAAGCGGACGACGCTGGCGGACCGGCGTAG
- a CDS encoding outer membrane protein assembly factor BamD yields MLLAACASSGTKVDKTAGWSAEQLYNDGKQEMDAGNWKDARDRMTAVESRYPFGIYAQQALMNLAYINWKDGENEQALAAIDRFQQLYPNHPGTDYMLYLKGLINFTPASAFMTNLTGQDPSERDPKGLRASYDAFNELIKRYPDSKYAADAKLRVVWLVNAIAGNEVHVARYYYERGAYVAAANRAQTVITDFQGAPATEEALYILYKSYEKLNMPQLEKDAKRVLDANFPNSKYPTQGFAQDKNWWDPWSWL; encoded by the coding sequence GTGCTGCTCGCCGCCTGCGCGTCCAGCGGCACCAAGGTCGATAAGACCGCCGGCTGGAGCGCCGAACAGCTTTACAACGACGGCAAGCAGGAAATGGACGCCGGCAACTGGAAAGACGCCCGCGACCGCATGACGGCCGTCGAAAGCCGCTACCCGTTCGGCATCTACGCGCAGCAGGCGCTGATGAACCTGGCGTACATCAACTGGAAGGACGGCGAGAATGAGCAGGCCCTGGCCGCCATCGACCGCTTCCAGCAGCTGTATCCCAACCACCCCGGCACGGACTACATGCTTTACCTGAAGGGTTTGATCAATTTCACGCCCGCCAGCGCATTCATGACCAATCTCACCGGCCAGGATCCCAGCGAACGGGATCCCAAGGGCCTGCGGGCGTCGTATGACGCCTTCAACGAGCTGATCAAGCGCTACCCGGACAGCAAGTACGCGGCGGATGCCAAGCTGCGCGTGGTCTGGCTGGTCAACGCGATTGCCGGCAACGAAGTCCACGTGGCGCGCTATTACTACGAACGCGGCGCCTACGTGGCGGCGGCCAACCGGGCGCAAACGGTGATCACGGATTTCCAGGGTGCCCCGGCGACCGAGGAAGCGCTGTACATCCTGTACAAGTCCTACGAAAAGCTGAACATGCCTCAGCTGGAAAAGGACGCGAAGCGGGTGCTGGACGCCAATTTCCCGAACAGCAAGTACCCCACCCAGGGTTTCGCGCAGGACAAGAACTGGTGGGACCCCTGGAGCTGGCTGTAA
- a CDS encoding RluA family pseudouridine synthase → MSDIAAGADLPSDDDPQILRVPETVRADRLDKVLSGLLTEHSRSRLQGWIEAGYVHVNGAPAKVRQAVGPGDVIAVWEQPAPDDQAFEPQPVDFRVVADSPAWIVVDKPAGLVTHPGAGNWRGTLLNGLLFRYPELRGVARAGIVHRLDKDTSGLLVVARTEQAQTHLVRQLQARTMGREYLALAHGWISAAGTVDRPIGRDARVPVRMSVERPIAPKQAVTHYHPEALGAADNVRVSRVICRLETGRTHQIRVHLASLGHPLLGDTLYGGKPAAGATRQMLHARSLRFEDPAGAGPLSFDAPPPDDMAAACRAITWNE, encoded by the coding sequence ATGTCCGATATAGCCGCCGGGGCCGATCTGCCCTCCGACGACGATCCCCAGATTTTGCGCGTGCCGGAAACCGTCCGAGCCGACCGCCTGGACAAGGTTCTATCGGGCCTGCTCACCGAACATTCGCGCAGCCGGCTGCAGGGCTGGATCGAGGCCGGCTACGTGCATGTCAATGGCGCACCCGCCAAAGTGCGGCAGGCCGTCGGGCCGGGCGACGTGATCGCGGTCTGGGAACAACCGGCGCCCGACGATCAGGCCTTCGAGCCGCAACCCGTGGATTTCCGGGTCGTGGCGGACAGCCCGGCCTGGATCGTCGTCGACAAGCCGGCGGGGCTGGTCACGCATCCGGGCGCAGGCAACTGGCGCGGCACCTTGCTCAACGGGCTGCTCTTCCGCTACCCCGAGCTGCGCGGCGTGGCCCGCGCCGGCATCGTGCACCGGCTGGACAAGGACACGTCGGGGCTGCTGGTGGTGGCCCGGACGGAGCAGGCGCAGACCCATCTGGTGCGGCAACTGCAGGCGCGCACCATGGGGCGCGAATACCTGGCGCTGGCGCACGGCTGGATATCGGCGGCCGGCACGGTGGACCGCCCGATCGGGCGCGACGCCCGCGTCCCGGTGCGGATGAGCGTGGAGCGGCCCATCGCGCCGAAACAGGCGGTCACCCATTACCATCCGGAAGCGCTGGGCGCCGCGGACAACGTGCGCGTGTCCCGGGTCATCTGCCGCCTGGAAACCGGGCGCACGCACCAGATCCGGGTCCACCTGGCCAGCCTGGGACACCCGTTGCTGGGCGATACGTTATACGGCGGCAAGCCGGCCGCCGGCGCAACGCGCCAAATGCTCCATGCCCGGTCGCTGCGGTTCGAGGATCCCGCCGGCGCAGGGCCTTTGTCCTTCGATGCGCCGCCGCCCGACGACATGGCGGCCGCCTGTCGCGCCATAACCTGGAACGAATGA
- the pgeF gene encoding peptidoglycan editing factor PgeF has translation MKETVDFFERPGAAQLPIVTGPQWTGVRYFCTTRMGGAGSEPYDSLNLGLRAGDRPEVVAENRRRLRAVLPADPLWLRQVHGNRVIDADGPVEEEPAADASVTAALNRPLAIMVADCLPVLIVETRGRAVGAAHAGWRGLAGGVLENTLNALRAKCPDAAGWHAWIGPGIGPGAFEVGQDVFDAFAGDGPGTADRFSPVAGRPGKWLADLPGLAAARLRRAGVDTVHCSGHCTVSDPGRFFSYRRDGQTGRMALLAWLCRD, from the coding sequence ATGAAAGAAACCGTGGATTTTTTCGAACGCCCGGGCGCGGCGCAGCTGCCCATCGTGACCGGCCCGCAATGGACCGGTGTGCGCTATTTCTGCACGACCCGTATGGGCGGCGCGGGCTCGGAGCCTTATGACAGCTTGAACCTGGGGTTGCGCGCGGGCGACCGGCCCGAAGTCGTGGCGGAGAACCGGCGCCGGCTGCGCGCCGTGCTGCCGGCCGATCCCCTCTGGCTCAGGCAGGTGCATGGCAATCGCGTCATCGACGCCGACGGACCGGTTGAAGAAGAACCGGCAGCCGATGCGTCGGTGACCGCGGCGTTGAACCGTCCGCTGGCGATCATGGTGGCGGACTGCCTGCCGGTATTGATCGTCGAGACGCGCGGACGTGCGGTGGGCGCGGCGCACGCCGGCTGGCGCGGCCTGGCGGGCGGGGTATTGGAAAACACATTGAACGCGCTGCGCGCCAAGTGCCCCGATGCGGCGGGCTGGCATGCGTGGATAGGGCCAGGGATCGGCCCGGGCGCCTTCGAGGTCGGACAGGACGTCTTCGACGCGTTCGCCGGCGATGGCCCCGGCACGGCAGACCGATTCAGCCCTGTCGCCGGCCGGCCCGGGAAATGGCTTGCCGATCTGCCGGGCCTGGCCGCGGCGCGTTTGCGCCGGGCGGGTGTTGACACAGTGCATTGCAGCGGACATTGCACGGTTTCCGACCCGGGGCGGTTTTTTTCCTATCGGCGTGATGGGCAGACCGGCCGCATGGCGCTGCTGGCCTGGCTTTGCCGGGACTGA
- the phaC gene encoding class I poly(R)-hydroxyalkanoic acid synthase translates to MSAHPSAAWPVPVGVAPDILSQIQADFSREWLRLAEDARAGRLEPPADKRFAGEAWRKSPSHLLMAHAYLLSGRAMLRMVDAADVSEAMRSRLRFSIMQWLDAIAPSNFLALNPDAQASILSTAGKALDDGMANLMNDLRKGRISQTDESQFEIGVNVAVTPGQVVFENPLFQLIQYTPATAKVHERPLVIVPPNINKFYILDLRPENSFVRYAVQAGFTVFMMSWRNPVPADRDGIDRAQWADYLDNAVLPALRVAREITGQEQVNALGFCVGGTLLASALALAHGRGENPVASLTLLTTLLDFRDTGVLEVFVDETHALLRERQLGMGGLMSGRELATTFSFLRPNELVWNYVVENYLKGRTPPAFDLLFWNADSTNLPGPFFAWYFRNTYLENNLKVPGRCVVGDVPLDLTRLTMPAYVFGSRDDHIVPWTSAYASTQLLRGPLRFVLGASGHIAGVINPPEKKRRSYWAIGTPDDDGREPLPGDPTAWLERAQDCPGSWWPDWAAWLQRHAGKQIKAPARAGNRRYPPIEPAPGRYVRVRAT, encoded by the coding sequence GTGAGTGCCCATCCATCCGCAGCATGGCCCGTTCCGGTGGGGGTTGCGCCGGACATCCTGTCTCAGATACAGGCCGATTTCTCGCGCGAGTGGCTTCGCCTTGCCGAAGACGCGCGGGCCGGCCGGCTGGAGCCGCCTGCGGACAAGCGCTTTGCGGGCGAGGCCTGGCGCAAAAGTCCGTCGCATTTGCTCATGGCGCACGCGTATCTGCTGTCGGGCCGCGCAATGCTGCGCATGGTTGACGCGGCCGACGTCAGCGAAGCCATGCGGTCGCGGTTGCGGTTTTCCATCATGCAATGGCTGGACGCCATCGCGCCGTCGAACTTCCTGGCCCTGAATCCCGACGCGCAGGCGTCCATTCTCTCGACCGCCGGCAAGGCGCTGGACGACGGCATGGCCAATCTGATGAACGACCTGCGCAAGGGCCGCATTTCGCAAACCGACGAAAGCCAGTTCGAAATCGGCGTCAATGTGGCCGTCACGCCAGGGCAGGTCGTCTTTGAAAACCCGCTGTTCCAGCTGATCCAGTACACGCCGGCCACGGCCAAGGTGCATGAGCGTCCGCTGGTCATCGTGCCGCCGAACATCAACAAGTTCTACATCCTGGATCTGCGCCCGGAAAACTCTTTCGTGCGGTACGCGGTCCAGGCCGGTTTCACCGTCTTCATGATGTCGTGGCGCAATCCGGTCCCTGCCGACCGCGATGGCATCGATCGGGCGCAATGGGCCGACTATCTGGATAACGCGGTGTTGCCCGCACTGCGGGTCGCTCGGGAAATCACCGGCCAGGAGCAGGTGAACGCGCTTGGCTTTTGCGTCGGCGGAACGCTGCTGGCGTCCGCGCTGGCGCTGGCGCACGGGCGCGGCGAGAATCCGGTTGCTTCCCTGACGCTGTTGACAACCTTGCTCGATTTCCGCGACACCGGCGTGCTGGAGGTTTTCGTCGATGAAACCCATGCATTGCTGCGCGAGCGTCAACTCGGCATGGGCGGTCTTATGTCGGGCCGCGAACTGGCCACCACGTTCTCGTTCCTGCGGCCCAACGAACTGGTTTGGAACTATGTCGTTGAGAATTACCTGAAGGGGCGTACGCCGCCCGCCTTCGATCTGTTGTTCTGGAACGCGGACAGCACCAATCTGCCGGGTCCGTTCTTCGCCTGGTATTTCCGCAATACCTATCTGGAAAACAATCTGAAGGTGCCAGGGCGTTGCGTGGTGGGAGATGTCCCGCTGGACCTGACCCGGCTGACAATGCCGGCGTACGTATTCGGTTCGCGCGACGATCACATCGTGCCGTGGACCTCCGCCTATGCGTCGACGCAGTTGCTGCGCGGTCCGCTGCGCTTCGTGCTCGGCGCATCAGGCCATATCGCGGGCGTCATCAATCCGCCGGAGAAAAAGCGGCGCAGCTATTGGGCCATCGGCACGCCCGACGACGATGGCCGCGAGCCGCTGCCAGGCGATCCGACGGCGTGGCTGGAACGGGCCCAGGACTGCCCCGGAAGCTGGTGGCCGGACTGGGCGGCGTGGTTGCAGCGCCATGCCGGCAAGCAGATCAAGGCGCCGGCGCGCGCCGGCAACCGGCGATATCCGCCGATCGAGCCTGCGCCCGGCCGCTACGTCCGGGTGCGCGCAACCTAG
- the phbB gene encoding acetoacetyl-CoA reductase, whose protein sequence is MSEKLAYVTGGMGGIGTSICQRLAKDGFKVVAGCGPSRNYQQWLDEQAAQGYTFYASVGNVSDWDSTVRAFEKVREELGPVDVLVNNAGITRDGLFRKMSLDDWRAVIDTNLNSLFNVTKQVLEHMVDRQWGRIINISSVNGQKGQFGQTNYSTAKAGIHGFTMALAQEVASKGVTVNTVSPGYIGTDMVRAIRPDVLEKIVATIPVRRLGTPEEIASIVSWLASDQSGFATGADFSLNGGLHMH, encoded by the coding sequence ATGAGTGAAAAACTCGCATATGTGACAGGCGGCATGGGCGGCATAGGAACGTCGATCTGCCAGCGGCTCGCCAAGGACGGCTTCAAGGTCGTCGCGGGGTGCGGCCCCAGCCGTAACTACCAGCAGTGGCTCGATGAACAAGCGGCCCAGGGCTACACCTTCTATGCGTCGGTGGGGAATGTTTCGGATTGGGATTCCACCGTGCGCGCTTTCGAGAAGGTGCGCGAAGAACTGGGCCCCGTCGATGTGCTGGTGAACAACGCGGGCATTACGCGCGATGGATTGTTCCGCAAAATGTCGCTGGACGACTGGCGCGCGGTGATCGACACCAATTTGAACAGCCTGTTCAACGTTACCAAACAGGTGCTGGAGCACATGGTGGATCGCCAGTGGGGCCGCATCATCAACATCAGTTCGGTGAACGGCCAGAAGGGCCAGTTCGGGCAAACCAATTATTCGACGGCCAAGGCCGGCATCCACGGTTTCACCATGGCGCTGGCGCAGGAGGTTGCGAGCAAGGGCGTCACGGTGAACACGGTATCGCCGGGTTATATCGGCACGGATATGGTGCGCGCCATCCGGCCCGATGTCCTGGAAAAAATCGTCGCCACCATTCCCGTGCGCCGCCTCGGTACGCCGGAGGAAATCGCTTCCATCGTTTCCTGGCTGGCGTCGGACCAGTCAGGCTTCGCGACCGGCGCGGACTTTTCGCTGAATGGCGGCTTGCATATGCACTAG
- the phaR gene encoding polyhydroxyalkanoate synthesis repressor PhaR: MTQAQAGGSTRLIKKYPNRRLYDTQTSTYITLADVKQLVLANESFQVVDAKSGEDLTRSILLQIILEEEGGGVPMFSSNMLAQIIRFYGHAMQGIMGSYLEKNIQAFMEIQERMAEQSKGLYGSQFGPEAWAQFMNGQAPMMQNMMNSYIEQSKNLFVQMQDKMQDQTRSMFSSFPFPGASQGNRK, from the coding sequence ATGACGCAAGCCCAAGCAGGCGGCAGCACGCGCCTGATCAAGAAGTACCCGAACCGCCGCTTGTACGACACGCAGACCAGCACGTACATCACCCTGGCGGATGTCAAGCAGCTGGTGCTGGCCAACGAGTCTTTCCAGGTCGTGGACGCAAAAAGCGGCGAGGACCTGACGCGGAGCATCCTGCTGCAAATCATCCTGGAGGAAGAGGGTGGCGGCGTGCCGATGTTCTCGTCCAACATGCTGGCGCAGATCATCCGTTTCTATGGGCACGCCATGCAGGGAATCATGGGGTCCTACCTGGAAAAGAACATTCAGGCCTTCATGGAAATCCAGGAACGGATGGCCGAGCAGTCCAAGGGGCTCTACGGCAGCCAGTTCGGTCCCGAGGCCTGGGCGCAATTCATGAATGGCCAGGCGCCCATGATGCAGAACATGATGAACAGCTACATCGAGCAGAGCAAGAATCTGTTCGTGCAGATGCAGGACAAGATGCAGGACCAGACGCGTTCAATGTTCTCGTCTTTCCCTTTCCCGGGCGCCAGCCAGGGGAATCGCAAGTAG
- a CDS encoding iron transporter yields the protein MIKQALVLAASLAICGTASAAEYPIGKPTEKGGMEIGAVYLQPIEMDPPGIMRPAKDSDIHLEADIHATADNPTGFPEGEWMPYLVVKYELQKVGSDKVQKGTLMPMVANDGPHYGENVKLEGPGKYKLKYSISPPTADAHSHFGRHIDKETGVGPWFKPFELDYEFVYAGTGKKGGY from the coding sequence ATGATCAAACAGGCTCTGGTGCTGGCTGCCAGCCTTGCCATTTGCGGCACGGCCTCGGCTGCGGAATATCCGATCGGCAAGCCCACGGAAAAAGGCGGAATGGAGATCGGCGCCGTCTACCTGCAGCCCATCGAAATGGATCCTCCGGGGATCATGCGTCCGGCCAAGGACTCGGACATCCACCTGGAAGCCGACATCCACGCCACCGCGGATAACCCCACCGGGTTCCCGGAGGGCGAGTGGATGCCTTATCTGGTCGTGAAGTACGAGCTGCAGAAGGTCGGCAGCGACAAGGTGCAGAAAGGCACGCTGATGCCGATGGTGGCCAATGACGGCCCGCATTACGGCGAGAACGTCAAATTGGAAGGACCGGGCAAGTACAAGCTGAAGTACTCCATTTCGCCGCCCACGGCCGATGCGCACAGCCATTTCGGCCGGCACATCGACAAGGAAACCGGTGTGGGGCCATGGTTCAAGCCGTTCGAGCTGGACTATGAGTTCGTCTATGCCGGCACCGGCAAGAAGGGTGGCTACTGA
- a CDS encoding cupredoxin domain-containing protein, producing MRSCRAVLFAIALASMAGAGAASADELPTFTLTFKADGTFEPARLEVPAGRFKIELSNESNEPVEFESIPLRKEKVLGPGVKSFVVITISRPGEYPFFDDFHQDVKGTLVVKPKD from the coding sequence ATGCGCAGCTGCCGCGCCGTGCTGTTTGCAATCGCGCTGGCCTCGATGGCCGGCGCCGGCGCGGCGAGCGCCGATGAACTGCCCACGTTCACGCTGACCTTCAAGGCCGACGGCACCTTCGAACCTGCGCGGCTCGAGGTGCCCGCCGGCCGTTTCAAGATCGAGCTGAGCAACGAAAGCAACGAGCCGGTGGAATTCGAGAGCATTCCCCTGCGCAAGGAAAAAGTGCTGGGACCCGGCGTGAAGTCGTTCGTCGTCATCACGATTTCCCGTCCGGGCGAGTATCCCTTCTTCGACGACTTTCATCAGGACGTCAAGGGAACACTCGTCGTCAAACCCAAGGATTGA
- a CDS encoding FTR1 family iron permease yields the protein MEQVLFIVWRESVEALLVVGILYSWLRATPSGRRGLPYLWGGVAAGLVLALMLALVLLGVSSWLSDEGQEWFQAGMALVACVLVVQMVVWMKRHGRTLKGELESGARTSLQNDNWWGLLVLVMIAVAREGSETVVFLYGTVSAGAENSSGWMLALAGLGGFVVALLTFWLLQLGGRLITWRRFFRLTEILLLLLAGSLLVGGLDHLISLGVVPPLVDPVWDSSWLLDDSSGFGKVLADFAGYRAYPALVSVLAWVAYWVVVWALLSRVRPASPSGAGAGGKAAQADAR from the coding sequence ATGGAACAGGTTTTATTCATAGTCTGGCGCGAGTCCGTGGAAGCCCTGCTTGTCGTGGGCATTCTGTACTCCTGGCTGCGCGCCACGCCTTCCGGCCGGCGCGGTTTGCCGTATCTGTGGGGCGGGGTGGCCGCGGGACTGGTTCTGGCGCTGATGCTCGCGCTGGTGCTGCTGGGCGTTTCCTCCTGGCTGTCCGACGAGGGGCAGGAGTGGTTCCAGGCCGGCATGGCGCTGGTTGCCTGCGTGCTGGTCGTTCAGATGGTGGTCTGGATGAAAAGGCACGGCCGCACGCTGAAGGGCGAACTCGAAAGCGGCGCGCGTACGTCGCTGCAGAACGACAACTGGTGGGGCCTTCTGGTCCTGGTGATGATTGCCGTTGCACGGGAAGGCAGCGAGACCGTGGTCTTCCTCTATGGCACCGTATCGGCCGGGGCGGAAAACAGCAGCGGCTGGATGCTTGCGCTGGCGGGCCTGGGCGGGTTCGTGGTGGCGCTGCTGACGTTCTGGCTGCTTCAACTGGGCGGCAGGCTGATCACGTGGCGGCGCTTCTTCCGCCTGACGGAAATCCTGCTGTTGCTGCTGGCCGGCTCGCTCCTGGTGGGGGGGCTGGATCATCTGATTTCGCTGGGTGTCGTCCCGCCGCTGGTCGACCCCGTCTGGGATAGCAGCTGGCTGCTGGACGACAGCAGCGGCTTCGGCAAGGTGCTGGCCGACTTCGCCGGTTACCGGGCCTATCCCGCGCTGGTTTCGGTGTTGGCCTGGGTTGCCTACTGGGTGGTGGTATGGGCGCTGCTGAGCCGCGTGCGTCCCGCCTCGCCCAGCGGCGCCGGGGCGGGCGGAAAGGCGGCACAGGCCGACGCGAGGTAA